The window TGAAAGGTTTGTAAAAGCCTTTGTCTGCAAAATCAAGTAGTTCTTTGTCGCCTCTACTATCTCCAAAGGCGATTAATTCATAGGCTTCACGATGTGGATAAAGTGCTGTGAGGCGATTCACCTTTTCCTGTCCATAGCAGTTTTTAGTGGTAAATCGACCTGTTAGACAACCTCCCTTTGTTTCTATCTGCGTTCCTAACACTTGTATCTTTTTATCGATTTCATTGAAAAAAGGTCGCACCCAGTTGTCAATGCTTGCGCTGATGATAAGTACAGTGGCTTGTTCTTCTTCGATAGCCAGTCTTACTTTCTCTATTCCTGCAGGACGAAGTAGGTGTTTGTTTTGCTCTGCAAAGTGTGTACAAAGTGCGTTGAAATCGTCAATATTCATCCCTTTGAAGAAGTAAGAAAAAACCTGCTGCTTTGCCTTCCAATTAGGATAAAGATGCAGTTTCATCAGTAGGAGGAGGGGTGAAAAGAGTAGAAAACCACGAAACATTTGTCCGCTTCCTTTTGCAAAGCGGATAAATTCAAGGAGAGTATCCTTAGTAGTCAGTGTGCCATCGAAGTCGAAAGCATATATCTTTCTCATGTCCTATTGGATATTCTTAAATACGTAGATAATGAAAAGGAAGGCAAGTCCGAAGGCTAAGACGATGAGCTGCATGAAACGGTCGTGTATCATCACCTTCGTTGGGTCGCCACTCTTCTTGTCGACAACTGATATTTGGATATAACGAAGTAGTCCTAAGAGTACAAAAACA is drawn from Prevotella melaninogenica and contains these coding sequences:
- a CDS encoding HAD family hydrolase — translated: MRKIYAFDFDGTLTTKDTLLEFIRFAKGSGQMFRGFLLFSPLLLLMKLHLYPNWKAKQQVFSYFFKGMNIDDFNALCTHFAEQNKHLLRPAGIEKVRLAIEEEQATVLIISASIDNWVRPFFNEIDKKIQVLGTQIETKGGCLTGRFTTKNCYGQEKVNRLTALYPHREAYELIAFGDSRGDKELLDFADKGFYKPFRNKK